The region tgacacaactttggaagtatgcttgcgttcattgtccatttggaagatccatttgcgaccaagctttaacttcctgactgatgtcttgagatgttgcttcaatatatccacataattttcctacctcatgatgccatctattttgtgaagtgcaccagtccctcctgcagcaaagcactcacAACATGATGTTGACAAactcgtgcttcatggttggatggtgttcttcgacttgtaagcctccctctttttcctccaaacataacgatgttcatcatggccaaacagttctatttttgtttcatcagaccacaggacgtttctccaaaaagtaagatctttgtccccacatgcagctgcaaaccgtagtctggctttttatggcggttttggagcagtggcttcttccttgctgagcggcctttcaggttatgtcaatataggactgtggatatagatactctcgtaccagtttcctccagcatcttcacaaggtcctttgctgtttttctgggattgatttgtacttttcacaccaaagtacattcatctctaggagacagaacgtgtctccttcctgaaaggtatgacggctgtgtggtccaatggtgtttatacttgcatactattgtttgtacagatgaacgtggtactttcaggcatttcgaaattgctcccaaggatgaaccagacttgtgtaggtctacaatttttttttgaggtcttggatgatttcttttgattttcccataatgtcaagcaaagagggactgagtttgaaggtaggccttgaaataaatccacaggtacacctccaattcactcaaattatgtcatttagcctatcagaagcttctaaagccatgacattcttttctggaattttctaagctgtttaaaggcacagtcaacttagtgtatgtaaacttctgacccactagaattgtgatacagtgaattataagtgaaataatctgtctgtaaacaattgttggaaaaattacttgtaaatgtcctaaccgacttgccaaaactatattttgttaacaagaaatctgtggagtggttgaaaaactagttttaatgactccaacctaagtgtatgtaaacttccgacttcaactgtatatacttttACTTCCTTTGCGATCTCTTGAATTGACTGTATCCATGTATGGTCATGTATGGGGAGGAGAAATTCCAGTGTAGGGTGAACATCAAAGATATTACCTTTTCTGTAGAGTCAACCAACTGGTCCTCCATCCCCTCAATGAGACTATGTTCTATCCTATCCCCCCACAGCTGTGACCGATCAGGCGGGGAACTTCTTCTTCAATGGGAACTACAAGGTGGACAGCCCCCAGAACTTCCATGCGGCGGGGACCGTCTTCAAATACCGGCGGCCCATGGATGTGTATGAGACGGGGATCGAGTACATCGTAGCCAAAGGGCCCATCGACCAGGCCATCAATGTTCTGGTACTGTAGCCTGCTGAGGTCTGCTctgctccctcccctcatctGGCAGCCAGGGCCTCTGGGTAATGTCTAGTTTAGGAGTAGTGTACACGTATCCAGTAGCTTGCAGGTGCAGGGTAGAAGAAGGAAAAGTTCTGCAAGATAGATACCTGCAAACTGATAATGCTCCTTCATTTTCATTGCGGATCTTTTCGTGTTAATGCGTTACACAGCAAAACTTCAATAGTGTACATGTATCTTATCTTTTCTTTCATGGCCTCACTCACTGGCAATCAAGCCCCATGTCTGAATGAGTGCAGGCAGGCTAGACGGCTGACTCTAACAGCagtcatgtactgtacagtatttaCTGTATATGTGCAATTGACTGAGTTTgataggagggaggagggaatggGTGAGCTCTCGGTCTCTGGTGCTATGCTGGTCTGTCTCTGCTGCTTGCATGTTCTCTCTTAAGTCATCCAAAAAAAGACCTTGGCAAAAACCTGGTCAGTAATAATTCTGTTTGACTGTGCTGTATTTGTGCACGATGTAGTTTATTGCATTACCTCTGGTGTAAGACACTGTAAAAGAGAAGTATAACCAACATCATTTAATCccccccctcactcactcactatttTGACTCCTCATAGGTGTGGAACCAGAATGGTCGTATCCCTTACATCACGTACGAGTACACCGTCCTGAGAGagtccctgtcccctgtccctcaACCTCCCGTCTACACTGGCCCCGACAGCACCGCCCCAGGGGTTTCCGTGGAAATGGGCAGTATGGTGGCCCCCAACGGGAGCACGTATGACAAGGTGGCCCCTGAGACCCAGAGGAACCAGGTGCTGAAACAGGGGGCCAAGGCGGCAGGGGCCGAGGGCCAGAAAGGCCAGGAGACCAACGAGGTGTATGAGGAGACAGGAGCCATCGACTGTCACCAGGACAGCCCAACCCCACCACAATACACAGGTAACACCAGCATACTAGAAACCAAAAAAACAATTCAATTAACATAACACAAATAATCCTAATTATACATAACCCCAATGCACAAGTGATTAACGCAGGtaactgggagggagggagggagggtgggagagagagatttgttcTCGACTTGCAGACTGTGCAGTTCTCCCCCTgaactactgtatgtatctccaTATAAATCAGTTCACCACTCAGATATCAGATGAGATAAaatgttgttttaaaaaaaagagagtcCTCGCTGCTGGCCCTTTGGAGTCCTGCATTATTCACAGGAGTATATACAAAGAGGAGCTGGGGGAGATGAAAAATTCAGAGAGCTCTGGCATTTTCtccttttttttaaatggctgcATCACAAACATGAGTGGTAATGAGTGCAAGCCGACCTGCCTGTACCAAGCTCTCAGACAGCCCTTCCACTTAGACTGTGGGACAGTTATGCAGAGAGTTTGGCCATTGGGTGAGACCGAGGCCCTCTACTGCCTTAAGGAATATGTTGAAAGGCTTTGTGTGCTGTTTTGTTGTAGTGCACAAACTGCACATAAAACTCCTCTTTTATTAAAGAAGcaccaggagtttttcctgaccacctGGCCAGAAAACACCTCTGGTGCGACTTAGTATAAGGCTTTCTCCCACTTTAATAATTTCTCTATCTTTCCACGCCCTCCTTGTTATCCCAACAGATGGCAACAGCAGTCACACAGGTAGCGTAGCAGTCCCTGCCCCGGCAGCCAGCAGGCCTTTAGAGGAGGGACCAGACTCAGAGAACCTCATCTGGAGAGTCTTGCTGGGCAAGCAGATTGGTCCAGATGAGCTGCTCACCAACATCTCAACCAATCAGCTCctgacggagggagagggagtgttCTCGTTGGAGGTGGACTATAGCAGTGTGGAGCAGGGAGGCCAGTTCCCCCTCAACAGCTCTCTGGGGGAGTTCAGTTTGGGCGCGCTGAGGAATGATACTGGAGACCTGCTCTTCCCCAACAGGACGCTGCTGACGGGGATGAGGAGCAACAATCGCACCAACAGAACCAGGTAGTGTAAGGAGGGATCCACACAATGTTGAGCAGAAGTAAAGAGGCAATGTTGACCCAACGTCAGCTTGCTATCTGGTATAGGAACCCATCCAAACAATATCACTTCAGAATCCCATCCACAACCCCTCTGGTCTTCATCTTCCACCTCTAATACTCTTCACTTATTGATGCTGCTGCTGAGGGGTTAGAGTGAACACAACAGACCCACTGGGCAcatactggttgaatcaacgttgatCCTTGTTAATTCAATGAAATTAcgctgaaccaacgtggaatagatgttgaattgacgtctgtgcccagtggggagtcCTTCTCTCTCTAAGTAAGGATTGAAGTGAAGGGctgtgacgataccagtatcgcaatatgTTTTCCATGGAAAAACACGAAACAGACCGAACTATTTGGTCCTTTAAAAGCCTGCTTTGTAAAATATAGCTTGGAAAATATTTACATGTGACtgtggatgacaacataatgatgtttgtttccaacattaaggctgttttcctaaagaagttaaatttgcttcatgttttgtttccttaCCACGATACTGACCCGTATCGCGATAttggtatcgtcccggccctactGGAGTGAGTCATTTCAAGGCATGTAAAAGGGCTGGATATTCTCGTCAGGAAAAGGGCCCAtgctgctggctgggctggctgggggAATGGAATGTGCTCCAGGCTGGCTTCTGGCCCCATCCATCCCTTACTTCTTTTTCTTTTTGAGACATCCAAAGAATCGCATGGAGAGGAGACAGCCAAAGAATCACATGGAGAGGAGACAGCCAAAGAATCACATGGAGAGGAGACAGCCAAAGAATCACATGGAGAGGAGACAGCCAAAGAATCACATGGAGAGGAGACAGCCAAAGAATCACATGGAGAGGAGACAGCCAAAGAATCACATGGAGAGGAGACAGCCAAAGAATCACATGGAGAGGAGACAGCCAAAGAATCACATGGAGAGGAGACAGCCAAAGAATCACATGGAGGAGACAGCCAAAGAATCGTATGGAGAGGAGACAGCCAAAGAATCGTATGGAGAGGAGACAGCCAAAGAATCGTATGGAGAGGAGCCAGCCAAAGAATCGTATGGAGAGGAGCCAGCCAAAGAATCGTATGGAGAGGAGCCAGCCAAAGAATCGTATGGAGAGGAGCCAGCCAAAGTATCGTATGGAGAGGAACCAGCCAAAGAATCGTATGGAGAGGAGCCAGCCAAAGAATCGCATGGAGAGGAGACAGCCAAAGAATCGCATGGAGAGGAGACAGCCAAAGAATCGTATGGAGAGGAGACAGCCAAAGAATCACATGGAGAGGAGACAGCCAAAGAATCGCATGGAGAGGAGACAGCCAAAGAATCGCATGGAGAGGAGACAGCCAAAGAATCGCATGGAGAGGAGACAGCCAAAGAATCGCATGGAGAGGAGACAGCCAAAGAATCGCATGGAGAGGAGACAGCCAAAGAATCGCATGGAGAAGAGACAGCCAAAGAATCGCATGGAGAGGAGACAGCCAAAGAATCGTATGGAGAGGAGACAGCCAAAGAATCGCATGGAGAGGAGACAGCCAAAGGATCGCATGGAGAGGAGACAACCAAAGAATCGCATGGAGAGGAGACAGCCAAAGAATCACTTGGAGAGGAGACAGCCAAAGCGCATGGCTGGCTGGGGTAGCATTCCATCATATTTATAATTCATGTTGGCTTCCCTGCACTGTGTCCAAACACCGCTTTGCCAGTTCTCCTGCCAGAGCcccataaaacacatcacatgacACACCCTGTCTTCCCCTGCCCTGGGGAGAAGAACggattggaggagaagaagaagaggaggaggaggaggggggaggagaggaaaagaggaggaggacgagaagGAGGGGGACAGAtgagaggaaaaggaggaagggaaggaggaggaggaggaataaaaATGGGATACGGTCCACTTAAAAGCAAATAATTCAAGGTATTTGCGGCAAAGTGAAAAATATGACTGGGAAGAAACATACTGTCAGACTGTAGTCACCTCTAGGGATAAATGTGCAGGAATTAGTCACAGTTGCACTGAGATATGCCGGTTAAGAATGATTCAAAGTTCCTGTGTATTTTCAAATAAACATCTCTGCTCTGGCTATAAAAAAAACAGCCAGTGATATGACAAGAATGTTCATGTCACTTTTATGTGAATTAATGAAAAACAGAATGTCGCTGGCTGTTATGATTTGGAGGGTGAGGTGAatcagccgtgtgtgtgtgtgtgtgtgtgtgtgtgtgtgtgtgtgtgtgtgtgtgtgtgtgtgtgtgtgtgtgtgtgtgtgtgtgtgtgtgtgtgtgtgtgtgtgtgtgtgtgtgtgtgtgtgtgtgtgtgtgtgtgtgtgtgtgtgtgtgtgtaagcgagagagacagagagagagagagctggggttcAGTGGGTTTACTGTGAAGGCCTGGTCATGTCTTGTTTGACAGTGTGAAACCTTCTGAAAACCTTAAAAccttattgtcatgttgtgtttgacAGGACTAATCAGAGGTTCCTGCAGAAGAACTTCAAGCTGAGCCCTGCAGACATGTACCGCTGGAAACTGTCTTCTCAGGAACCCTGCTCCTCCACCTGctctataggtaaacacacacacacacacacacacagtatgtatGGATTAGTTATGAAATTGTAAGAAATTATAATTTCTGCTGCAGGAGTGTCAAAGTCCTTTGCCATGTGTGTTCGCTACGACGGCGCTGAGGTGAATGACATGCACTGTGACACTATGACCCGACCTGAGCCTGTTCATGACTTCTGCATTGGGAGGGAGTGCCAGCCCAGGTATGCACCAGAATACAacacactgagaaagtacttaaAGGACTGTTTACCGGTCAGACGACTCTTGAAGTGATGCAAAGTTCTTTGAGAACAATGTTTGCCTCTTGGCCATTACCATTTTATTTAAGATTCGATTTCATTTACTTCCGAAGATAACTAATTGTGCCTGAACTCTGCTCTATTTGCATCCCCTCGCCCTCAGGTGGGAGGCGAGCAGCTGGAGTGAGTGTTCTCGTACCTGTGGTGAGGGCTTCCAGTTCCGTCTGGTGCGCTGCTGGAAGATGCTGTCCCCCGGGCTGGACAGCTCTGTGTACAGTGACCTCTGCACCCTGGCAGAGCTGGAGAGGCCCCTGGAGCGCCGCGCCTGTAAGAGCCCAACCTGTGGCCCCCAATGGGAGGTGGCCGAGTGGACTGAGGTGGGTGGAGCTATACTGTGGGAGTGGATGGTGGGacaggggttgtgtgtgtgtgtgtgtgactaatgACTGAGTAGGAACACTATAGTAGGTAGATTGTTGCATCCTACTGTTTGAGCAACTGTAGGTGATATTGAAGGTGagtgtgtcctctctcctctttcctgtaCAGTGTCCAGCTAAGTGTGGCCGCAGGGCCCAGGTGACCCGGGAGGTCAGgtgttcagatgaaaccaagtCATGTGATCCCCTGACCCGCCCCCTTAACACCAAGAACTGCACAGGCCCGCCCTGCGAGCGCCAGTGGACTGTGTCAGAGTGGGGGCCGGTGAGTACACTACTTCCACTCACTACTACATTTCTATGGTATGTTGATGACTGATACAAATAGTGATTGCACTGGCTGTTTCTCTGGATCAGTAATACTATGTGTTATTGCCGTGTCATCCCCGTTGAAATTGTGACCTCTGCAGTGCTCTGGGTCGTGTGGCCAAGGGAAGATGGTACGTCACGTTTACTGTAAGACACCAGAGGGCCGTGTGGTGCCTGAATCCCAGTGCTCTCCAGAGAATAAGCCCCTGGCAATCCACCCCTGTGGGGAGAAGGACTGTGCTCCACACTGGCTCACTCAGGATTGGGAGAGTGTAAGGCAACTGGGTCGTTTTTTTTATGTTCTGTTGATGTTCTGTTGATGTTCTGTCAGATGttttattgatgttctgatgatCTATATATGGTCTCTTAATGCTCTGTTTGTGTCCTATTTTGACAATGTTTACTTGATGTTCTGCTGGTGTTCTCTTGATGTTTTGACAATGTTTTCCCAATGTTCTGTTGATGTTCAATATATGTTTTCTTGATGTTCTCTTGGTTAGAGATTCATTAGCTGAGAGCAGTCTTTTCTTCCTCTCAGTGTAACACGACATGTGGCCGCGGTGTGAAGTGGAGAATTGTGCAGTGCGCCGGCATCACTGCTGGGAAGTTCCAGACCCACGACGACGAGGCTTGTGGTGCCAGTAAGAGGCCCGAGGACGAGAACACCTGCTTTGAGAGGCCCTGTTTCAAGTGGTACACCACGCCCTGGTCTGAGGTGAATAACATTTCAACCATGACATTGTTCACAAAGGCAGTCGGTCACACTCACTTGCTAAAAATATCATAACCCCAAGATATGCTAACCTCtgaccattacaataacagtggaggttagtatttatttttttgataTTGGTGCTGCTGTAACTTTCTAACtgatcattattcacaattaattcagaactatccataatcatggtagcatccacattactGTAGAATTGTTTAGAAACAAATaatattattttacaataaaagtgactccacaATGACACAATGCATCATTTATCATTAATTTCTATTTGGCACAAGATGAtagtctgaaacacaaccaaaacaaatagcaaatccatccaacaagtttgtagagtcacgaGCTTGATGTtatcattgcatgctaggaatatgggccGAATACTAAACTTTTGCCTCAtttaatacacatatacagtggggcaaaaaagtatttagtcagccaccaattgtgcaagttctcccacttaaaaagatgagagaggcctgtaattttcatcataggtacacttcaactatgacagacaaaatgaaaaaaaaaatccagaaaatcacattgtaggatttttatgaatttatttgcaaattatggtggaaaataagtatttggtcaataacaaaagtttatctcaatactttgttatattctcttcgttggcaatgacagaggtcaaacgttttctgtaagtcttcacaaggttttcacacactgttgctggtattttggcccattcctccatgcagatctcctctagagcagtgatgttttggggctgttgctgggcaacacgaactttcaactccctccaaagattttctatggggttgagatctggagactggctaggccactccaggaccttgaaatgcttcttacgaagccactccttcgttgcccgggcggtgtgtttgggatcattgtcatgctgaaagacccagccacgtttcatcttcaatgcccttgctgatgtaaggaggttttcactcaaaatctcacgaaggtattcattctttcctttacatggatcagtcgtcctggtccctttgcagaaaaacagccccaaagcatgatgtttccacccccatgcttcacagtatatatggtgttctttggatgcaactcagcattctttgtcctccaaacacgatgagttgggTTTTTACCAAaaatttatattttggtttcatctgaccatatggcattctcccaatcttcttctggatcatccaaatgctctctagcaaacttcagacgggcctggacatgtactggcttaagcatggggacacgtctggcactgcaggatttgagtccctggcggcgtagtgtgttactgatggtaggctttgttactttggtcccagctctctgcaggtcattcactaggtcccccgtgtggttctgggatttttgctcaccgttcttgtgatcattttgaccccacggggtgagatgaccccacggggtgagatcttgcgtggagcccaagatcgagggagattatcagtggtcttgtatgtcttccatttcctagtaattgctcccacagttgatttcttcaaaccaagctacttaactgttgcagattcagtcttcccagccttgtgcaggtctttcaattttgtttctggtgtcatttgacagctctttggtcttggccatagtggagtttggagtgtgactgtttgaggttgtggacaggtgtcttttatactgataacaagttcaaacaggtgccattaatacaggtaacgagtggaggacagaggagcctcttaaagaagaagctacaggtctgtgagagccagaaatcttgcttgtttgtaggtgaccaaatacttattttccaccataatttgcaaataaatacataaaaaatcctacaatgtgattttctggattttttttctcattttgtctgtcatagttgaagtgtacctatgatgaaaattacaggcctctctcatctttttaagtgggagaacttgcacaattggtggctaactaaataattttttgtcccactgtaagTGAATTTGCCCCAATACTTTTGGGCCCCTGAAATGgtgggactatgtacaaaacgtTCACCCAATATGGATCAAAATATCATCACATTAAATCTGACAgtcttttttttaacctttatttaactagacaagtcagttaagaacaaattcttattttcaatgacggcctaggaacagtgggtggactgccttgttcagtggcagactGACAGATTtctactttgtcagctcagggattcgatcttgcaacctttcggttattagtccaacactctaaccactgggctaccctgaCACCCACTTTAACCTCATattcattgtataatttcaaatccaaagtgatgGAGTAAAGAACCAAAGCAAcacaaaaatgtgtcactgtaccaatacttctggagctcactctagatggtgttctattaaAGACAACAAAATcatccaatcaaattgtatttctcacatgcgccaaatacaaacgacgtagtagaccttaccatgaaacgCTTACTCAcgagcccttaaacaacaatgccgAGTTTTAAACAGTAAATAAGAATACATGTGCTAAAGAAAAAAGAATAACACAATAAATGAACAATAACAAGACTTTATACaagggataccagtacagagtcaaagaGCAGTGCTGCTGTGTTCATTCCTCAGTTCACTAACACACGTGGTGTGGGTGTCCGGATGAGAGACGTGAAGTGCTACCAGGGCAGGGAGATTGTGAGAGGGTGTGTTCCAGTGGTGTAGTGCTATTTCTTTTTGGTGAGGGAGCGCAAGTTTCTCAAGTTTGTACCGGCAGATGTAGCCTATTAAATATCATTGTTAactaagcaaaaaaagaaacgtccctttttcaggaccctctttcaaagataattcgtaaaaatcgaAATAACTTCAccgatcttcattgtaaagggtttaaacgctgtttcccatgcttgttcaatgaaccataaacaattaatgaacatgcacctgtggaacggtcattaagacactaacagcttacagatggtaggcaattaaggtcacagttatgaaaacttaggacactaaagaggcctttctactgactccaaaaaacaccaaaagaaatatgcccagggtccctgctcatctgcgtgaacatgccttaggcatgctgcaaggaggcatgagggctgcagatgtggccagggtaataaattgcaatgtccgtactgtgagaagtctaagacagcactacaggcagacaggatggacagctgatcgtcctcacagtggcagagcgggacaggtacaggatggcaacaacaactacccgagttacaccaggaatgcacaatccctccatcagtgctcaaactgtccgcaataggctgagggaggctggactgagggcttgtaggcctgttgtaaggcaggtcctcatctgacatcaccggcaacaacgtcgcctgtgggcacaaacccaccgtcgctggaccagacaggactggaaaaaagtgctcttcactgatgagtcgctgttttgtctcaccaggggtgatggtcggatccgcgtttatcgtcgaaggaatgagagttacaccgaggcctgtactctggagcaggatcgatttggaggtcgagggtccgtcatggtctggggcagtgtgtcacagcatcatcggactgagcttgttgtcattgcaggcaatctcaacactgtgcgttacagggaagacatcctcctccctcatgtggtacccatcctgcaggctcatcctgacatgaccctccagcatgacaatgccaccagccatactgctcattctgtgtgtgatttactgcaagacaggaatgtcattgttctgccatagccagcaaagagcccggatctcaatcccattgagcacgtctgggacctgttggattggagggtgagggctagggccattcgccccagaaatgtccgggaacttgcaggtgccttggtggaagagtgcggtaacatctcacagcaaaaactggcaaatatggtgcaggccatgaggaggagatgcactgcagtacttaatgcagctggtggccacaccagatactgactgttacttttgattgactgttacttttactgactgttacttttgattttgaccccccccccccccccccctttgttcagggacacattattccatttctgttagtcacatgtctgtggaacttgttcagtttgtgtctcagtttttgagtcttgttatgttcatacaaatatttacacatgaaaataaacgtagttgacagtgagaggacgtttattttttgttgagtttagaaTAGACCTATGCATCAAATGCATCCTCAAACTGCAACGTCTGCCTATGCCCACGCATATTGTACATTTTTCATAAGCTCAAATGCTAAGTTAGGCATACCATGGGAATATGCTTTTAGATCTTCTGGAATGACTGTTTCATGGGTGAATTAAAGCAGATGGTGATAAACAACTAATAGCCTTGCTTGTAGACCTATTTTTTTTCAATCTTAGCATATATCCTGCCTAGTGGCGCGCTCTGTTAAGTTTTGGCCACATGAGGAAAACAATTAGATCATTCAGCTTCAGATAAGAAATGACTGAGGAGTTGTTTTGGGTGTAACATTTTCTAGGCCAACt is a window of Oncorhynchus mykiss isolate Arlee chromosome 11, USDA_OmykA_1.1, whole genome shotgun sequence DNA encoding:
- the LOC110535833 gene encoding ADAMTS-like protein 2 isoform X1, which produces MRIWSWERCGETSLVLLGFLTLALSVGNLSTRGQEEGGASNSLEDELESTTYWWGEWAKWTACTRTCGGGVMSQERHCLKQRKKAAAARDNMTCTGTSKKYLLCNTKDCPSSGRSFREEQCWSFNSQVYNGRNYHWKPLYPDDYVHISSNPCDLHCTTADGQRQLMVPARDGTSCKYSNYRGVCVDGRCEPIGCDGVLFSPNMLDKCGVCQGDGSSCSRVNGNFRRGATTLGYSFITSIPEGSWDIQIIERKKSADVLAVTDQAGNFFFNGNYKVDSPQNFHAAGTVFKYRRPMDVYETGIEYIVAKGPIDQAINVLVWNQNGRIPYITYEYTVLRESLSPVPQPPVYTGPDSTAPGVSVEMGSMVAPNGSTYDKVAPETQRNQVLKQGAKAAGAEGQKGQETNEVYEETGAIDCHQDSPTPPQYTDGNSSHTGSVAVPAPAASRPLEEGPDSENLIWRVLLGKQIGPDELLTNISTNQLLTEGEGVFSLEVDYSSVEQGGQFPLNSSLGEFSLGALRNDTGDLLFPNRTLLTGMRSNNRTNRTRTNQRFLQKNFKLSPADMYRWKLSSQEPCSSTCSIGVSKSFAMCVRYDGAEVNDMHCDTMTRPEPVHDFCIGRECQPRWEASSWSECSRTCGEGFQFRLVRCWKMLSPGLDSSVYSDLCTLAELERPLERRACKSPTCGPQWEVAEWTECPAKCGRRAQVTREVRCSDETKSCDPLTRPLNTKNCTGPPCERQWTVSEWGPCSGSCGQGKMVRHVYCKTPEGRVVPESQCSPENKPLAIHPCGEKDCAPHWLTQDWESCNTTCGRGVKWRIVQCAGITAGKFQTHDDEACGASKRPEDENTCFERPCFKWYTTPWSECTKTCGVGVRMRDVKCYQGREIVRGCDPLTKPVAKQTCALQPCPTEPPDESCQDRPTTNCSLALKVNLCSHWYYSKACCHSCRAQHAS
- the LOC110535833 gene encoding ADAMTS-like protein 2 isoform X2; translation: MWRDQPGATGVSHLGFVCREPLNQGTGGRGSLQQSGGRAGVHHILVGGVGQVDRLHTHLWRGGYVPGEALSQTEKAAAARDNMTCTGTSKKYLLCNTKDCPSSGRSFREEQCWSFNSQVYNGRNYHWKPLYPDDYVHISSNPCDLHCTTADGQRQLMVPARDGTSCKYSNYRGVCVDGRCEPIGCDGVLFSPNMLDKCGVCQGDGSSCSRVNGNFRRGATTLGYSFITSIPEGSWDIQIIERKKSADVLAVTDQAGNFFFNGNYKVDSPQNFHAAGTVFKYRRPMDVYETGIEYIVAKGPIDQAINVLVWNQNGRIPYITYEYTVLRESLSPVPQPPVYTGPDSTAPGVSVEMGSMVAPNGSTYDKVAPETQRNQVLKQGAKAAGAEGQKGQETNEVYEETGAIDCHQDSPTPPQYTDGNSSHTGSVAVPAPAASRPLEEGPDSENLIWRVLLGKQIGPDELLTNISTNQLLTEGEGVFSLEVDYSSVEQGGQFPLNSSLGEFSLGALRNDTGDLLFPNRTLLTGMRSNNRTNRTRTNQRFLQKNFKLSPADMYRWKLSSQEPCSSTCSIGVSKSFAMCVRYDGAEVNDMHCDTMTRPEPVHDFCIGRECQPRWEASSWSECSRTCGEGFQFRLVRCWKMLSPGLDSSVYSDLCTLAELERPLERRACKSPTCGPQWEVAEWTECPAKCGRRAQVTREVRCSDETKSCDPLTRPLNTKNCTGPPCERQWTVSEWGPCSGSCGQGKMVRHVYCKTPEGRVVPESQCSPENKPLAIHPCGEKDCAPHWLTQDWESCNTTCGRGVKWRIVQCAGITAGKFQTHDDEACGASKRPEDENTCFERPCFKWYTTPWSECTKTCGVGVRMRDVKCYQGREIVRGCDPLTKPVAKQTCALQPCPTEPPDESCQDRPTTNCSLALKVNLCSHWYYSKACCHSCRAQHAS
- the LOC118937362 gene encoding paternally-expressed gene 3 protein-like — its product is MERRQPKNHMERRQPKNHMERRQPKNHMERRQPKNHMERRQPKNHMERRQPKNHMERRQPKNHMERRQPKNHMERRQPKNHMEETAKESYGEETAKESYGEETAKESYGEEPAKESYGEEPAKESYGEEPAKESYGEEPAKVSYGEEPAKESYGEEPAKESHGEETAKESHGEETAKESYGEETAKESHGEETAKESHGEETAKESHGEETAKESHGEETAKESHGEETAKESHGEETAKESHGEETAKESHGEETAKESYGEETAKESHGEETAKGSHGEETTKESHGEETAKESLGEETAKAHGWLG